Proteins from a genomic interval of Synergistaceae bacterium:
- the gatC gene encoding Asp-tRNA(Asn)/Glu-tRNA(Gln) amidotransferase subunit GatC gives MKLTSEEVNSIALESRLILTEQELDGAVRYINNFLDMLDRFRELDLKDVEPFSFAEVLECPLRDDKVVQFPDTEAILHESAHVDGSYFKVPRIMEE, from the coding sequence GTGAAACTAACTAGCGAAGAAGTAAACAGTATCGCATTAGAATCGCGCCTAATCCTTACAGAACAAGAATTAGACGGTGCTGTGCGTTACATAAATAATTTTCTTGACATGCTCGACAGATTCAGAGAACTCGATTTGAAAGACGTAGAGCCCTTCAGCTTTGCAGAAGTCCTAGAATGCCCCTTGCGTGATGATAAAGTCGTACAATTCCCGGACACTGAAGCAATCTTGCACGAGAGCGCACACGTTGACGGCTCATACTTCAAAGTGCCGCGCATTATGGAGGAATAA
- a CDS encoding 6-phosphofructokinase translates to MKNIGIITSGGDCGGLNAVIRGAAKAALMRGIRTYTIPNGYAGLYNLVDFDHLVELDEERTDHVNSSFAGSDAGHSRVKISKINDPDKYDRIMMGLRKHNLNGLVISGGDDTGSVVVDLSEHGIPCVHAPKTMDLDLQTYSVGGDSAINKIATIVDDLKTTGTTHNRIMVIEVFGRYAGHTAFRGGIAADADCILIPEVPVDFNAVYDHLKHYYIRRILNSDVHAGTYTIVVAEGVRGEDGKLFSDGGAAQADSFGHPKLAGAGRFVKETLENMMREDPEIKQFMKTSGMYVPGVFEIPEIREVIPSHIVRSGSTSAYDVNFGKQIGAAAVILLDEGISGVTVVKMYNGKIRYMPTSEAIAQRFVGLESVTFYEQMDVCFGRRRQEYQAVLEEVHGAVERQYS, encoded by the coding sequence ATGAAGAACATCGGAATAATCACATCCGGAGGCGACTGCGGCGGACTCAATGCAGTTATCAGAGGTGCGGCAAAGGCTGCATTAATGCGCGGAATCAGAACTTATACGATTCCAAACGGTTATGCAGGTTTATATAATCTCGTTGATTTCGATCACCTTGTAGAGCTCGACGAAGAACGCACGGATCATGTAAATTCGTCATTTGCAGGAAGCGACGCAGGACACAGCAGAGTCAAAATTTCCAAGATTAACGATCCCGACAAATATGACAGAATCATGATGGGATTACGCAAGCACAATTTAAACGGGCTTGTAATTTCCGGCGGTGATGATACCGGAAGCGTTGTCGTTGATTTATCAGAACACGGAATCCCCTGCGTTCATGCTCCCAAGACAATGGATTTGGATTTACAGACTTATTCTGTAGGCGGAGACTCGGCAATCAACAAAATTGCTACGATCGTTGACGACCTCAAGACAACAGGAACGACTCATAATAGAATCATGGTCATTGAAGTTTTCGGACGTTATGCAGGCCACACAGCTTTTAGGGGCGGAATTGCTGCCGACGCTGACTGCATATTAATTCCTGAAGTACCTGTAGATTTCAACGCAGTTTACGATCATTTGAAGCATTATTACATTCGCAGGATTCTTAATTCCGACGTTCACGCAGGCACTTACACAATTGTTGTAGCTGAAGGTGTAAGAGGCGAGGACGGAAAATTATTCTCTGACGGCGGAGCAGCACAGGCGGACTCGTTCGGTCATCCAAAGTTAGCGGGCGCAGGAAGATTCGTAAAAGAAACCCTCGAAAATATGATGCGTGAAGACCCCGAAATCAAACAATTTATGAAGACTTCCGGAATGTATGTCCCCGGCGTGTTTGAGATTCCTGAGATTCGCGAAGTTATTCCGAGTCATATTGTCCGCAGCGGTTCGACTTCTGCATATGATGTAAATTTCGGCAAACAAATCGGAGCAGCAGCAGTAATTTTGCTTGACGAGGGAATCAGCGGCGTTACAGTCGTTAAAATGTACAACGGCAAAATTAGATACATGCCGACATCTGAAGCGATCGCACAAAGATTCGTGGGACTCGAAAGCGTTACATTCTATGAGCAAATGGACGTATGCTTTGGCCGCCGCCGTCAAGAGTATCAAGCAGTATTAGAAGAAGTACACGGCGCTGTCGAACGTCAATACAGCTAA